In one Vulgatibacter incomptus genomic region, the following are encoded:
- a CDS encoding DUF2089 domain-containing protein has translation MSRLPTSCPACEGPLVATRLACSVCDMQLEGRFEFPELLRLGRDDLDFVLAFVRSSGSLKEMGKHLGQSYPTVRNRLNEIIAKLSAPALDRDAARREILDAIAAGTMSVKEGAKRLEEIDS, from the coding sequence ATGTCCCGCCTGCCCACTTCCTGTCCCGCCTGCGAAGGACCCCTCGTGGCGACCCGCCTCGCCTGTTCGGTCTGCGACATGCAGCTCGAAGGGCGCTTCGAGTTTCCTGAGCTGCTGCGCCTCGGCCGGGACGACCTCGATTTCGTCCTGGCCTTCGTCCGATCCTCCGGGAGCCTCAAGGAGATGGGGAAGCATCTCGGGCAGAGCTACCCGACGGTTCGCAACCGGCTGAACGAGATCATCGCGAAGCTCTCGGCTCCCGCCCTCGACCGGGACGCCGCGCGCCGCGAGATCCTCGACGCGATCGCGGCCGGAACGATGAGCGTGAAAGAGGGCGCCAAGCGCCTCGAGGAGATCGATTCGTGA
- a CDS encoding VOC family protein, producing the protein MRAQPLIVCRDVEASSRFYRRLLGCMSGHGDSEHRHSRGEYERLVDPRLHHTKWGTDGLLLQLHAWDEGHHHGHMGDPAQPVGNGVMLWFEVDDFDAAVARARELQARVVLDVHVNPNAQHRELWIADPDGYTVVLASPDGESSDAEE; encoded by the coding sequence ATGCGAGCACAGCCTTTGATCGTATGCAGAGATGTCGAAGCTTCGAGCCGATTCTACCGGCGTCTCCTCGGGTGCATGAGCGGTCACGGCGATTCGGAGCATCGCCATTCCCGCGGTGAATACGAGCGATTGGTCGATCCGCGCCTTCACCACACGAAGTGGGGAACGGACGGGCTGCTCCTTCAGCTCCACGCGTGGGACGAGGGCCACCATCACGGCCACATGGGGGATCCCGCCCAGCCCGTCGGGAACGGCGTGATGTTGTGGTTCGAAGTGGACGACTTCGATGCCGCCGTCGCTCGCGCTCGCGAGCTTCAGGCGCGCGTCGTCCTGGACGTGCACGTCAACCCCAACGCGCAGCACCGCGAGCTCTGGATCGCAGATCCCGACGGTTACACCGTCGTGCTGGCTTCTCCCGATGGAGAATCCTCAGACGCCGAAGAGTAG
- a CDS encoding sensor histidine kinase, whose protein sequence is MREQLRLAWSDQQATHQTGPGKRDWVLVGALVATALVEVAARPDVSGTGPSLFAAIGVLAPLPWRRSRPLAMASIAFGIAAAFSAARLATGRSDLPELHTTFFLLLFPYSLFRWGTDREAMAGAPIIVASSVLGLVSNRTPPNDFLAGLAIVLASMAIGAAVRYRARVREHEVEQAKASERERIARDLHDSVAHHVSAIAIRAQAGLALAPTNHEAAVDALRVIATEASRSLAEMRSIVRFLRESDSADLAPTPRIADLERHFADRSAGAPLVAIDISGDVDGLSPTVSAAVFRLAQESITNARRHARNATRIQVEVAADEASVRLRICDDGDPSTSATGGYGLTGMSERTALLGGSFRAGPNPERGWTVAAELPRRGTNA, encoded by the coding sequence ATGCGGGAGCAGCTTCGCCTGGCGTGGTCCGACCAGCAGGCGACTCACCAGACGGGCCCAGGCAAGCGCGATTGGGTGCTCGTCGGCGCTCTCGTCGCGACCGCCCTGGTCGAGGTGGCGGCGAGACCGGACGTGTCGGGGACGGGACCGTCCCTGTTCGCCGCCATCGGTGTCCTGGCCCCGCTGCCCTGGCGACGGTCGAGGCCGCTCGCGATGGCCTCGATCGCCTTCGGGATCGCCGCGGCTTTCTCGGCGGCACGGCTCGCGACCGGCAGGAGCGACCTCCCGGAGCTCCACACCACGTTCTTCCTCTTGCTGTTTCCCTACTCGTTGTTCCGATGGGGGACGGACCGCGAGGCCATGGCGGGGGCTCCGATCATCGTGGCCTCGTCGGTCCTGGGACTCGTCTCGAATCGCACGCCGCCGAATGACTTCCTCGCCGGCCTCGCCATCGTGCTCGCCTCCATGGCGATCGGCGCGGCCGTCCGCTATCGGGCCCGTGTGCGCGAGCATGAGGTCGAGCAGGCAAAGGCGAGCGAGCGCGAACGGATCGCCCGGGACCTCCACGACTCGGTGGCCCACCACGTCTCCGCGATCGCCATCCGAGCGCAGGCCGGCCTGGCGTTGGCGCCGACGAACCACGAGGCCGCTGTCGACGCGCTTCGCGTCATCGCGACCGAGGCCTCGCGCAGCCTCGCCGAGATGCGGTCGATCGTTCGGTTCCTGCGCGAAAGCGATTCGGCCGATCTCGCGCCTACCCCTCGCATCGCCGACCTGGAGCGTCATTTTGCCGATCGGTCGGCCGGCGCGCCATTGGTCGCCATCGACATCTCTGGCGACGTCGACGGCCTCTCGCCCACGGTCTCCGCGGCCGTCTTTCGGCTCGCTCAGGAGTCGATCACGAACGCCCGGCGGCACGCGCGGAACGCGACCCGGATCCAGGTCGAGGTCGCCGCCGACGAGGCGTCGGTGCGCCTTCGAATCTGCGACGATGGCGATCCGTCCACCTCCGCGACGGGGGGCTACGGGCTGACCGGCATGAGCGAGCGAACGGCGCTCCTGGGCGGCTCCTTCCGAGCGGGGCCGAACCCCGAGCGCGGCTGGACGGTGGCCGCCGAGCTGCCCCGGCGAGGAACGAACGCGTGA
- a CDS encoding alpha/beta hydrolase family protein, translating into MRKLLLFLLVFSVVGCGSPAVGPDLPTDQEPGEEPGEDPGEDPGEDPGEDPGEDPGEDPGEDPGEDPGQEPEPCARYQERIDGACSDVTPIGLESRELSFVRDGYELRGTLVLPVTEGSYLPPVFVLAHGSGPNDRDETASANLGYHYGQDIPTFRLLAEGLAKAGAAVFRFDKRTCFRENSDGRCPTSYRDYPGFLDDILVDDFVEDLRAAVRTVADLHELVDGKDITVIGHSEGANFVPQVADEPGVVAGVQLAGASLPIDQVAPEQLRAFADDLETYGERYAADVAALRARADEYELALSQIRAGTYPSDSFDGAPVRYWKNWMDRTDHLQEEFLAMSKPILLLNGDRDYNVVPSHLERFRSWGAAHATCKIVPNVTHSFVQLTSNASDIKELFSKRALDMIMVWHRSLSFSEGS; encoded by the coding sequence ATGCGCAAATTGCTCCTCTTCTTGTTGGTTTTCTCCGTCGTAGGATGTGGCAGTCCCGCCGTCGGGCCCGATCTCCCGACCGATCAGGAGCCCGGGGAGGAGCCTGGTGAGGACCCTGGTGAGGACCCTGGCGAGGACCCTGGCGAGGACCCTGGCGAGGACCCTGGCGAGGACCCTGGCGAGGACCCTGGCGAGGACCCTGGGCAGGAGCCCGAGCCGTGCGCCCGATACCAGGAGCGGATCGACGGTGCCTGCAGCGACGTGACGCCGATCGGCCTCGAGAGCCGTGAACTCTCCTTCGTCCGGGACGGATACGAGCTGCGCGGAACCCTCGTCCTGCCCGTAACCGAGGGCAGCTACCTCCCTCCCGTCTTCGTCCTCGCACACGGATCGGGCCCGAACGATCGTGACGAGACGGCGAGCGCGAACCTCGGCTACCACTACGGCCAGGACATCCCCACGTTCCGCCTCCTTGCCGAGGGGCTGGCGAAGGCGGGCGCTGCGGTGTTCCGCTTCGACAAGCGGACCTGCTTCCGGGAGAACAGCGATGGACGCTGCCCCACGTCCTACAGGGATTATCCGGGTTTTCTGGACGACATCCTCGTGGATGACTTCGTCGAGGACCTGCGCGCCGCGGTGCGCACCGTCGCCGACCTGCATGAGCTGGTCGACGGCAAAGACATCACCGTGATCGGTCACAGCGAGGGCGCCAACTTCGTCCCCCAGGTGGCCGACGAGCCTGGCGTGGTCGCGGGAGTCCAGCTCGCGGGGGCCTCCCTGCCCATCGACCAGGTCGCGCCGGAGCAGCTCCGCGCTTTCGCCGACGACCTGGAGACCTACGGGGAACGGTACGCCGCGGACGTCGCGGCGCTGCGGGCGCGGGCGGACGAGTACGAGTTGGCGCTGTCGCAGATCCGAGCCGGGACCTACCCTTCGGATTCGTTCGACGGGGCGCCGGTCCGTTACTGGAAGAACTGGATGGATCGTACCGACCATCTCCAGGAGGAGTTTCTGGCCATGTCGAAGCCCATCCTCCTCTTGAACGGCGATCGGGACTACAACGTGGTTCCCTCGCACCTCGAGCGCTTTCGCTCCTGGGGGGCGGCACACGCGACCTGCAAGATTGTCCCCAACGTCACCCACTCATTCGTGCAGCTGACGAGCAACGCCTCCGACATCAAGGAGCTGTTCTCGAAGCGCGCGCTCGACATGATCATGGTGTGGCACCGAAGCCTCTCGTTCTCCGAGGGCAGCTGA
- a CDS encoding SHOCT-like domain-containing protein has product MNAPRLRILEMLAAGQINPTEAEQLLEAIRAPRGSVWTWLFRPIERLETGVALGAASVGAGLQLLVARLLEIRFDGVLDIHLAKPPVTWSVALVDLALGWPLTALVFVAAARLFARQVRIVDALALVGIARIPLVAAGALVGALHGASRGADSAANLGTLVLFAWSVALLVTGLGAASGLRGGKLALAVIAAIAVAEAIAKGLLVAL; this is encoded by the coding sequence GTGAACGCACCTCGCCTTCGCATCTTGGAGATGCTCGCCGCCGGGCAGATCAATCCCACCGAAGCCGAGCAGCTCCTCGAGGCGATTCGCGCGCCGAGGGGCTCGGTGTGGACCTGGCTCTTTCGCCCGATCGAGCGCCTCGAGACCGGCGTCGCCCTGGGTGCGGCCTCGGTTGGCGCGGGGCTCCAGCTCCTCGTCGCCCGCCTCCTCGAGATACGCTTCGACGGCGTCCTCGACATTCACCTCGCCAAGCCGCCGGTTACGTGGTCCGTCGCGCTCGTCGATCTCGCCCTCGGCTGGCCGCTCACCGCGCTCGTGTTCGTCGCCGCCGCCCGGCTCTTCGCCCGGCAGGTCAGGATCGTCGACGCACTTGCTCTCGTCGGGATCGCCCGGATCCCGCTGGTCGCAGCCGGCGCCCTGGTGGGCGCCCTCCACGGTGCCAGCCGCGGCGCGGACTCAGCGGCGAACCTGGGGACGCTCGTCCTATTCGCGTGGTCCGTGGCGCTCCTTGTCACGGGGCTGGGCGCCGCGTCCGGCCTCCGTGGCGGAAAGCTGGCGCTCGCGGTCATCGCCGCGATCGCCGTCGCCGAGGCGATCGCCAAGGGGCTCCTCGTCGCCCTCTGA
- a CDS encoding response regulator translates to MNIRVIVADDQEIVRTGLQLILDAQPGIEVVGVAADGERAVELALELRPDVCLVDIRMPGVDGIEATRRLAGSNIAVVVITTFDHDDYVYAALKAGARGFLLKDAGPELLAQAIRAAARGDALIAPNITARLLSSFAAARPDAPRPKPSDDLTDREEEVLLCVARGLTNDEIAGELRISLSTAKSHIASLMNKLGGRNRVELAIWAYESGRIRV, encoded by the coding sequence GTGAACATTCGAGTGATCGTCGCCGACGACCAGGAGATCGTCCGCACCGGACTCCAGCTGATCCTCGACGCCCAGCCCGGCATCGAGGTGGTGGGCGTCGCCGCAGACGGCGAGCGGGCCGTGGAGCTGGCCCTCGAGCTTCGCCCCGACGTGTGCCTCGTCGACATCCGGATGCCCGGCGTCGACGGAATCGAGGCGACCCGACGCCTCGCGGGCTCGAACATCGCGGTCGTCGTGATCACCACCTTCGACCACGACGACTACGTGTACGCCGCACTGAAGGCAGGCGCCCGCGGCTTCCTGCTGAAGGACGCCGGCCCCGAGCTGCTGGCCCAGGCAATCCGCGCCGCCGCGAGAGGCGACGCCCTGATCGCCCCGAACATCACCGCACGGCTCCTCTCCTCGTTCGCCGCCGCTCGGCCCGACGCGCCGCGACCGAAGCCGAGCGACGACCTCACCGACCGGGAGGAAGAGGTCCTTCTCTGCGTGGCCCGGGGGCTGACCAACGACGAGATCGCAGGCGAGCTCCGCATCAGCCTCAGCACCGCCAAGAGCCACATCGCCAGCCTCATGAACAAGCTCGGCGGCCGCAACCGGGTCGAGCTCGCGATCTGGGCCTACGAGAGCGGTCGCATCCGGGTCTGA
- a CDS encoding winged helix-turn-helix transcriptional regulator, which produces MTVPQKGRSGCPINLTLEQLGDRWSLIVIRDLMFGNRRTYGELLAQSEEGIASNILADRLKRLTASGLLTRRPDPNHRQKGIYSLTEAAIQLVPLLAHMAAWGRRHTRPSRELSVRAELLEAGGPPLWNAFMDELRHLHLGAPRPARSVFGELQAAYEKAMARRTR; this is translated from the coding sequence ATGACCGTGCCGCAGAAGGGGCGCTCTGGCTGTCCGATCAACCTGACGCTCGAACAGCTCGGCGACCGCTGGAGCCTGATCGTGATCCGCGACCTCATGTTCGGGAACCGGCGCACCTACGGGGAGCTGCTCGCGCAGAGTGAAGAAGGCATCGCCTCGAACATCCTCGCAGACCGGCTGAAGCGCCTGACCGCCTCCGGTCTACTCACGCGACGTCCCGATCCGAATCACCGGCAGAAGGGGATCTACAGCCTCACGGAAGCGGCCATCCAGCTCGTGCCCCTGCTCGCGCACATGGCCGCCTGGGGCCGGCGGCACACGCGCCCGAGCAGGGAATTGTCCGTGCGAGCGGAGCTGCTGGAAGCGGGTGGCCCGCCGCTCTGGAACGCCTTCATGGACGAGCTCCGCCACCTGCACCTGGGCGCGCCGCGTCCGGCGCGCTCGGTTTTCGGCGAGCTGCAGGCCGCCTACGAGAAGGCGATGGCGCGCCGTACTCGCTAG
- a CDS encoding DUF2277 domain-containing protein yields MCRNIKTLFNFDPPATDDEIRAASLQFVRKLSGFQAPSRANEAAFSSAVDEITACAHRLLESLSTSAAPRDRDAFASKARERARVRYSRE; encoded by the coding sequence ATGTGCCGCAACATCAAGACGCTCTTCAACTTCGACCCGCCTGCGACGGACGACGAGATCCGGGCGGCGTCCTTGCAGTTCGTGCGCAAGCTGAGCGGATTCCAGGCGCCGTCTCGAGCCAACGAGGCCGCGTTCTCTAGCGCGGTGGACGAGATCACCGCGTGCGCCCACCGGCTGCTCGAGTCGCTCTCCACCTCGGCGGCGCCGCGCGACCGCGACGCCTTCGCCAGCAAGGCCCGCGAGCGAGCACGGGTCCGCTACTCCCGCGAATGA
- a CDS encoding SDR family oxidoreductase produces MQRLKDKVAIVTGASSGIGAATALTFAREGACVMLAGRRRSALDALVKEIVGSGGRAAAVDGDVRDDDYMRALVEETVRLFGGLDVAFNNAGSTGELAPIASLSVEAWRETIDVNLTSAFLAARHQAPALVARGGGSLIFTSTFVGHSVGMPAMSAYAASKAGLLGLTRSLASELGPQGIRVNALLPGATDTPSLTARTEEQRAWVAGLHALRRIATPDEIARSALYLASDDSRFTTGLALLADGGISVTRT; encoded by the coding sequence ATGCAGCGATTGAAGGACAAGGTTGCGATCGTAACGGGCGCGAGCTCGGGGATCGGAGCGGCGACGGCCCTGACGTTCGCCCGGGAGGGGGCGTGCGTCATGCTCGCAGGGCGCCGTCGGTCCGCACTGGATGCGCTGGTGAAGGAGATCGTGGGCAGCGGTGGCCGGGCGGCAGCGGTGGATGGCGACGTTCGCGACGACGACTACATGCGTGCATTGGTGGAGGAGACCGTCCGCCTCTTCGGAGGACTCGACGTCGCCTTCAACAACGCCGGATCGACCGGCGAGCTCGCGCCGATCGCTTCGCTTTCGGTCGAGGCGTGGCGCGAGACGATCGACGTCAACCTCACGTCCGCCTTTCTCGCAGCCCGGCATCAGGCCCCCGCGCTGGTCGCCCGCGGTGGCGGCTCGCTCATCTTCACGTCGACCTTCGTCGGCCACTCGGTGGGGATGCCGGCGATGTCGGCATATGCGGCGAGCAAGGCGGGGCTCCTCGGCCTCACGCGCTCGCTCGCGTCGGAGCTGGGCCCGCAGGGCATTCGAGTGAACGCGCTCCTTCCCGGCGCGACCGACACTCCCTCGCTCACCGCCCGCACCGAAGAGCAGCGCGCCTGGGTAGCGGGGCTCCATGCCCTCCGGCGCATTGCCACGCCCGATGAGATCGCCCGCTCGGCGCTCTACCTCGCGTCGGACGACTCGAGGTTCACCACCGGCCTGGCCCTGCTGGCGGACGGCGGGATCTCCGTGACGCGGACCTGA
- a CDS encoding glutathione S-transferase family protein, which yields MYGISSLPSSSKREDVLEHLLMRVKIALLERRDRMIKLYALRWVPPTIQGLVRDLRVRWALEEAGMPYEEVLLGPDDQRSEAYRKLQPFGQVPAIEDEGLKLFESGAIVLHFAERSEALMPRDPVGRARMHAWMFAAVNSIEPAIINLAQVDLLYKDEEWAKIRRPALVDLVMNRLTSLSTWLGDRDYLEDRFTAGDLLVTTVLRMLRHTELVAQFPNLEAYRKRCEARPAFQRALEAQMAAFAKHAPPQP from the coding sequence GTGTACGGCATCTCGTCCCTCCCGAGCAGTAGCAAGCGAGAAGATGTTCTTGAACATCTATTGATGCGGGTCAAGATCGCGCTGCTCGAAAGGAGAGACCGAATGATCAAGCTCTATGCACTCCGCTGGGTTCCACCGACGATTCAAGGCCTCGTGCGCGACCTTCGCGTGCGCTGGGCGCTCGAAGAGGCGGGCATGCCGTACGAGGAGGTTCTGCTTGGCCCGGATGACCAGCGGTCAGAGGCCTACCGGAAGCTCCAGCCGTTCGGCCAGGTGCCGGCGATCGAAGACGAAGGGCTGAAGCTCTTCGAATCCGGCGCGATCGTCCTGCACTTCGCAGAGCGGTCGGAGGCGCTGATGCCGCGCGACCCCGTCGGCCGAGCGCGCATGCACGCGTGGATGTTCGCCGCGGTGAACTCGATCGAACCGGCCATCATCAACCTCGCGCAGGTCGACCTCCTGTACAAGGACGAGGAGTGGGCGAAGATCCGCCGTCCCGCGCTCGTCGACCTCGTGATGAACCGCCTGACCTCGCTGTCGACCTGGCTCGGCGATCGCGACTACCTCGAGGACCGCTTCACGGCGGGCGACCTGCTGGTGACGACGGTGCTGCGCATGCTCCGCCATACGGAGCTCGTCGCTCAGTTCCCGAACCTCGAGGCGTACCGCAAGCGGTGCGAAGCGCGGCCTGCATTCCAGAGGGCACTCGAGGCGCAGATGGCGGCGTTCGCGAAGCACGCGCCGCCTCAGCCCTAG
- a CDS encoding DUF2306 domain-containing protein — MPALLIALSVIPIVGGAARVGELAGNPAVTEENARFVAAPIPVVLHIVGASLWSLLGAFQTSPAVRRRNPGWHRKTGRVLAPLGLIVAFTGLWMTCFYPRAAFDGPLVDLFRFAAGSAMAISIGLGISAIRRRDVFAHGAWMIRGYAIGLGAGTQVLTHIPWFLFPGIQGELSRALCMGAGWAINVAVAEWIIHRRSFLRAPSPLAIR, encoded by the coding sequence GTGCCCGCGCTCCTGATCGCGCTGAGCGTGATCCCGATCGTCGGCGGCGCCGCGCGCGTGGGCGAGCTGGCTGGCAATCCGGCCGTCACGGAGGAGAACGCGCGGTTCGTCGCGGCCCCCATCCCCGTGGTGCTCCACATCGTCGGCGCTAGCCTCTGGTCCCTGCTCGGCGCGTTCCAGACCTCCCCTGCCGTTCGCCGCCGCAACCCTGGCTGGCACCGCAAGACGGGCCGCGTGCTGGCTCCCCTCGGGCTCATCGTCGCCTTTACGGGCCTATGGATGACCTGCTTCTATCCGCGAGCCGCCTTCGACGGCCCGCTGGTCGATCTCTTCCGGTTCGCGGCGGGCTCGGCGATGGCCATCTCGATCGGCCTCGGCATCTCGGCGATCCGACGGCGTGACGTCTTCGCGCACGGCGCCTGGATGATTCGCGGATACGCGATCGGCCTCGGCGCCGGCACGCAGGTCCTCACCCACATTCCCTGGTTCCTGTTCCCCGGCATCCAGGGCGAGCTCAGCCGAGCGCTCTGCATGGGCGCCGGCTGGGCGATCAACGTCGCGGTGGCCGAGTGGATCATCCACAGGCGGTCCTTCCTTCGGGCGCCCTCCCCCCTCGCGATCCGATGA
- a CDS encoding TetR/AcrR family transcriptional regulator has translation MPYTAAHKQRTRERIVESARVLFNRNGFEQVSIDAVMEGAGLTRGGFYRHFSSKSELYAAAVESFKSSNPFRRRLASKGDSRRTPRENARLLVETYLSDEVLADTDHHCPLVALPSDVARAGLEPRASYTMLVEGMTGTFRAAFPIADADAERKALLVISLCVGGMVLARTTDCPKLRRNLRAAARAQALAIIGED, from the coding sequence ATGCCGTACACGGCCGCACACAAGCAGCGAACGCGGGAGAGGATCGTCGAGAGCGCTCGCGTCCTCTTCAATCGGAACGGTTTCGAACAAGTCTCCATCGACGCCGTGATGGAGGGCGCAGGCCTCACCCGCGGCGGGTTCTACCGGCACTTCTCCAGCAAGAGCGAGCTCTACGCAGCCGCCGTCGAGAGCTTCAAGTCGAGCAACCCGTTTCGGCGTCGCCTCGCCTCGAAGGGCGATTCGCGACGGACGCCGCGCGAGAACGCGCGGCTGCTCGTCGAAACCTACCTGTCCGATGAGGTGCTCGCGGACACCGATCACCATTGCCCGCTCGTCGCCCTGCCCTCGGACGTCGCGCGCGCCGGCCTCGAGCCTCGAGCTTCGTACACGATGCTCGTCGAGGGCATGACCGGCACCTTTCGAGCGGCGTTTCCGATCGCCGACGCAGACGCCGAACGGAAGGCGCTCCTCGTGATCAGCCTCTGCGTCGGAGGCATGGTCCTCGCGCGAACGACCGACTGCCCGAAGCTGCGGAGGAACCTCCGCGCGGCCGCCCGTGCGCAGGCGCTCGCCATCATCGGCGAGGACTGA
- a CDS encoding pirin family protein, translating to MSEELDERISRRAFVKAASGWLALTALGCNPSPGVPPVADPKHRPLSSLPTTKLSWLHLRDHFVATVGPNAGAGRPFGPLLVLADATFAPSSRFPLHPHREMEILSLVVRGELSHHGDQEHGATLRARQAQLISARNGMVHAEGNDTDGETHMLQIWFRPNEHGGEARYFHREIPFAPAGGRHLVAGDDGMPMRSPAKVWWLDLVAGREERLDVAPRRAGYLLAMDAPVALTSGLRLEKGEGAEVHAGSVAVAAATEAAAALWIEVSADA from the coding sequence ATGAGCGAAGAACTCGACGAGCGCATCTCGCGCAGAGCCTTCGTCAAGGCGGCGAGCGGTTGGCTCGCCTTGACCGCCCTGGGCTGCAACCCTTCTCCCGGAGTCCCTCCCGTGGCCGATCCGAAGCATCGTCCGTTGTCGTCTCTCCCCACTACCAAGCTCTCGTGGCTTCACCTGCGCGACCACTTCGTCGCCACGGTCGGCCCGAACGCCGGCGCCGGGCGCCCCTTCGGGCCGCTCCTCGTCCTGGCGGACGCGACCTTCGCTCCGAGCTCCCGCTTCCCCCTCCATCCGCACCGCGAGATGGAGATCCTCAGCCTCGTCGTCCGGGGCGAGCTCAGCCACCATGGCGATCAGGAGCACGGCGCGACGCTTCGTGCGCGCCAGGCGCAGCTCATCTCGGCGCGGAACGGAATGGTTCACGCCGAAGGGAACGACACGGACGGCGAGACGCACATGCTGCAGATTTGGTTCCGGCCGAACGAGCACGGCGGAGAGGCCCGGTACTTCCACCGGGAGATCCCGTTCGCTCCCGCCGGCGGGCGGCACCTCGTCGCTGGCGACGACGGCATGCCGATGCGCTCACCGGCGAAGGTCTGGTGGCTCGACCTCGTCGCCGGGCGCGAGGAGCGACTGGACGTCGCCCCGAGGCGCGCGGGCTATCTGCTCGCGATGGACGCGCCCGTTGCGCTGACGAGCGGCCTGCGGCTCGAGAAGGGGGAGGGCGCGGAGGTCCACGCCGGAAGCGTCGCCGTGGCCGCGGCTACCGAGGCGGCTGCTGCGCTATGGATCGAGGTTTCGGCCGACGCGTGA
- a CDS encoding type 1 glutamine amidotransferase domain-containing protein → MARILFVVTGASYWTLKDGTRHPTGYWAEEFAAPYSTFTKAGHSIVVSTPGGVVPYVDLMSLRPSMAGGEKTALELEGVIRSAEELRRPIDLATARLEDYDAVYYPGGHGPMEDLSVNADSGRLLTAALASGKPLAVVCHAPVAMMATRIKGESPFAGYEVTAYTNDEEEAVGLASKARFLVEDELKKMGVKFTRGEIWKPYTVVDRNLYTGQNPASAAPLARKLLEVLK, encoded by the coding sequence ATGGCCAGGATCCTGTTCGTGGTCACCGGAGCGAGCTACTGGACGCTGAAGGACGGCACCAGGCACCCGACCGGCTACTGGGCGGAAGAGTTTGCGGCCCCCTACAGCACGTTCACCAAAGCCGGCCACTCGATCGTGGTGTCCACCCCCGGCGGTGTCGTGCCGTACGTGGATTTGATGAGCCTGCGACCCTCGATGGCCGGCGGTGAGAAGACGGCGCTGGAATTGGAGGGAGTCATCCGATCGGCCGAGGAGCTGCGACGGCCCATCGACCTGGCGACTGCCCGCCTGGAGGACTACGACGCCGTTTACTATCCCGGCGGCCACGGTCCGATGGAGGACCTCAGCGTCAACGCCGACTCGGGCCGACTGCTGACCGCTGCCCTCGCGTCGGGCAAGCCGCTTGCGGTCGTCTGCCATGCGCCGGTTGCGATGATGGCTACCCGGATAAAGGGCGAATCGCCCTTCGCCGGGTACGAGGTCACAGCGTACACCAACGACGAAGAGGAGGCCGTCGGACTCGCTTCCAAGGCCCGTTTCCTGGTGGAGGACGAGCTCAAAAAGATGGGCGTCAAGTTCACCCGCGGCGAGATCTGGAAGCCCTACACGGTCGTAGACCGCAACCTCTACACCGGGCAGAACCCCGCGTCCGCCGCGCCTCTGGCGAGGAAACTCCTCGAGGTGCTCAAGTAG
- a CDS encoding glutathione S-transferase family protein: MSLVLYGHPFSSYTQKVLIALYENGTPFEFRCLGPDTPQHSAEWLRRWPLRKFPLLVDGERNVVETSIIIEHLQLAHPGPVRLLPTDPTAALEVRFLDRFFDLHVMNMTQYAVDGALSGDPVKRRDGQAFADTKLELAYAWLDKQLAGRTWASGADFTLADCAAAPSLFYADWTHRIAEAFPTLRAYRARLLARPSFARAVEEARQYRPLFPLGAPDRD, from the coding sequence ATGTCGCTCGTTCTCTACGGTCACCCCTTCTCCTCGTACACGCAGAAAGTGCTCATCGCGCTGTACGAGAACGGCACGCCCTTCGAGTTCCGCTGCCTCGGGCCGGATACGCCGCAGCACTCCGCCGAGTGGTTGCGGCGCTGGCCGCTGCGCAAGTTTCCGCTGTTGGTCGACGGCGAGCGCAACGTCGTCGAGACCAGCATCATCATCGAGCATTTGCAGCTCGCGCATCCCGGTCCCGTGCGCCTGCTGCCCACCGACCCGACGGCTGCGCTGGAGGTGCGTTTCCTCGATCGCTTCTTCGACCTGCACGTGATGAACATGACGCAGTACGCGGTCGACGGCGCGCTGAGCGGTGATCCGGTGAAGCGCCGGGATGGCCAGGCGTTCGCCGACACGAAGCTGGAGCTCGCCTATGCTTGGCTCGACAAGCAGCTCGCTGGCAGGACCTGGGCGTCCGGGGCGGACTTCACGCTTGCCGACTGCGCAGCAGCGCCCTCTCTGTTCTACGCGGACTGGACGCACCGGATCGCCGAGGCTTTTCCGACGCTGCGCGCCTACCGCGCGCGGTTGCTCGCCCGCCCATCCTTCGCCCGCGCGGTGGAGGAGGCGCGGCAGTATCGGCCGCTCTTTCCCCTGGGAGCGCCGGACCGGGATTGA